The genomic stretch TGATGaggtattatattgttttttatttagcATTATACATTAGGGATCAAGAGAGGGACAACCGGAACATACAGATCATTGTACTACTGAGACACATCCTATGATTTACCTTCTCTCACAAGCTCTGATCTCTAGGGCAAGAGTTTTCAGTTGCCCTTTGGTTTGGATCGTAGTTCAAACgtttatatgtatatgtatgtgtatatatgcacACTATACAATTCTAATCGAAGGATTGTTTGAATAATGAAACAGGGATTGAAGGTGTTGAAGGCTGCTCTACACACTGATTCTGTTTTCCTCCCCAAGTAGGCTAATCTCACTTCAACATCTGCGGGGAATGCGTTGTGTTTTTTCAATTAATAGTGTGAATATTTTTGAATCCTATCTATGTCGTTCTCATGTTCGTACAACGGTGTTTTCACTATCCTGAATCTtatctatattgtatttccaCTTTCCGCATTTGAATCGTCCACGATGTTTCTGTCTTTTACCAGTTttcatgaattattattattattaaaatttagggGATGTATTCAAACAAGACTTTTAAAGTGGtgaattttaattgactttcgtagaatcttttaaattttcgtcaactttgtaagagtctgtaaaaatataatattgaattaaCATGTCACAATATGAATTATTGTATTTCCAAAACAATTCTTGGGTAAAATGTTAAGACCAAttctataatatatttataataaaatagatTGAAAATTTGTTAAATATGGTCACCTAAATAGCACCATTTATAACTTCTGTTAAATTTACTAAGACAACAATAATATCTTTACCGTAGTCCGTAGATCCACATTACTTTATTTCCCAAAGTATGGTGTGATAGACAATATaggttaaaataattattataaaaaaatcaatatcttTTACATCTAGCATCATCTAAATTTCATtgaaaatatgttatatatcatttgtgacaaaaataataacaatatactaataataataacaacaaaacaataaaattaataacaacaataatacaaaaaaagACTATCGTACCATCATTATCTTTTACTTCAAGCATATaacctaattttatttttgtaaatatgttACAATTAATAGAATTATAAAGCCACCTGATACGATActagtataaataataataacaaaacaaataaaaataacaacaacaacaataataataataataataaattttcattaaaacCGGTAAAACGCAAAAACATCGTCCATTCAAAATGCTGAAATGCAGAAATTAAAGTAGAAATAGTACAACATAGATAAGATTCAGAACAGTTAAAACACCGTTACACAAACATGAAAACGACATAgatagaattcaaaaatattcATACTACAAATTGAAAAAACACAACGCATTCCGTGCAGATGTTGATTAGACAAGCTACTTTGGGAGGAAAACAGTGGTGAGAACAGAATCAGTGTGTAGAGCAGCCTTCAACACCTTCAATCCCTGTTTCATTATATTCAAATCAGTCTTGGATTAGAATTGTATagggcatatatatacaaacatataCACATAAACATTAGAAGTCCAAACTTAATGGCCACTTAAATAAATGATCTGTATACTCCGGTTGTCCCCATCAGGATCCCTAATGTATAACGATAaataaatgcatgaaaaataatacCTCATCAAATCCCAAATTCACATCCTTCACCTCAAGCGACCCGAAATCCTTAATATTGTTCTTGTTCAATGGTGGAAATGGAGGAGTGTGGCATGACCTTCAAGTCGTCCATCACTAAGTACGTCACAACACCCTTCACAAAACCCCCATTCTCATCCTTAGCAGCATCTCTCCGTACATATTTTGTAGTTACAAGTAGGACAAACACAATCCGGATATTCGGAGATGTATCTCTGGCGGTTAGCATAAGCGTTGCAGCCAGAACAAACGTAAAACTTCTTGGTCTCAGAGGCGAGGCCGGGGGCCATTAGGAGCGGCACAGTGGGAGAGCGAACCGCAACTTTAGGGTTGAGAAGGGCGTCCTTATCCACGTTGGGTTGGAGGTATGCGTCGCTAATGTTTTGAATGCTGCCGTACAGGCTTCCGAGGGATCCGGCCATGGAGTTATGGTTCACGAGTTTGATAACTGTCCCGAGCGGCAACGACATGAGGTGGAACAAGAAATCAACGAAGGCCTTGTCGGCCTCGGCGAAGACAACTTTTCGTGTCTTCTTGTCTATGAGGAGCTTCAAACTCACGGTGGATGAAGTGGCCGCCATTGTTCAAAGAGAATGAAGATCAGAGAAGTACGTACAGTATTATATTGCAATATAGATCGATGATCAGATTTAGTTTTCGTCGAGTTACTCTGGCTAAGTCTGTCTGactacatctatatatatatagagagagttcTGCATGTA from Ipomoea triloba cultivar NCNSP0323 chromosome 12, ASM357664v1 encodes the following:
- the LOC115999570 gene encoding uncharacterized protein LOC115999570 → MAATSSTVSLKLLIDKKTRKVVFAEADKAFVDFLFHLMSLPLGTVIKLVNHNSMAGSLGSLYGSIQNISDAYLQPNVDKDALLNPKVAVRSPTVPLLMAPGLASETKKFYVCSGCNAYANRQRYISEYPDCGLKVLKAALHTDSVLTTVFLPK